The genomic stretch AATTCCCCTCATGTTTACCAAGACTACTAGTATGTGTATACCGCTTCTAACACTTGTTAGCATGAAGAAGGGTATGGCTTTTGTCTTCACGTCCCTGACAATCCATACGTAATAGTATTCTCCCTTGATTAGTTTCACCTTGGTCTCGTCTATTGCATATTTCCCGCTCAAGGGTACTGCATACCTCACGTAACTCAACCTTCTGTAGTAGTATAGTAGGGTGGAGTGTGGTATGGTGGTCCTCCAAGATGATAGTCCGCATAGGTAGCAGGCTAGGGCGAGGGCTACGTTTTCTACTGAGTGGAATCTCGGCTTAAGGTTAATATACTCCATTAGTATTAGTATTACTTGGGTGAGCACGGGGATTTTCCATCTTGTTCCCGTGGTCTCACCTGAGTATTACCCCGTGCTCACCCTAAAAAAGATTCATAATGTGATCACTTGCGTGTAAATTGAAGCATTGTACAATTTGTTTTGTTCAAAGAGAGAAAATTCATATAATTTATACTAAATTAACAAAATTGTTGTCCACACTCGAATTAGAAGTAGTTAAAAGTAAATATAAGTTACGTTAAGATAAACAATCTCGTAATAAAAATTTCAACTAATGACTCAAAATCTTACGGATTAGTCCTAAAATATTAATTATGCCAGATAGGAAAAGGAAAATAGGACTTAATGGCCCTAAGATCGCTAAACTTGTTATAATTCCTCCCACTTTGAGTAAGGCACTTTTATATCTTCTACCTAATCTGAAATAATCTATTCCGACAAGGAGTATACTAATTGCATATGCTGTGAACATTGCGGATATTAACTCTACGTATATTCTTGAGTTATTACTAATGGTTAATGGCCCTAATCTAAAGGTATAAGGAGATACTATTATGTGTAGAGGAGCTATAATAGCAATGAGGACGAAGATTATAAGTAAGATTACTCCTCCAATTATCCCGATATCTACATCTATGTTTGCCTCTCTCGTATAAATAAAACCGAGAATGAGAAAAATTGCAGAAATGAAGACGGGAATGAGCGATATTATAACTGTTGAAAATATTTGGTTAACAGTTTGTAGTGATGGGTTAAGAACACCGCCAAATCCTTCATAGCCGTATATAATGCTTATGTAAAGTGAACCGCTAATTTGTCCTAGAATTTGAAATAGGTTGGCAAGGACTAGAAAAACTATACCTATCTTCTCTTTCCTATCCATAATATTTTATTCATTCTTAAGATTTAAATTCTTTACGCAAGATAACTAATCTTCATTTCTATATATACTATATACAGAAGTATTAGTGGTTTAAAGGCTTTTAGATTATGCGGAAAATTTTCCTTCGTTAAGGAAATTTTACTTATAGTAACTCATCTAGTAAGTCCCTTTCCGTATATTTTCTAAATTAATAATTGTAATATGCAAAAACAATATTAATTTCGCTACTGTAACATCGACATGAAATCTTTATAAACTAGTCTTATGAGACTAGTCTTATGAGAATATATATCAGAAGACGGGAAGAGGAGAAAATAAGGAAAATAAAGGGCTGGACTTTGATCTACGGGAGAAGAAAAACTGGTAAAACTACGTTGGTTAAGAACAACTTAAAAATAGATTTTTACACATTGATAGCAGACTCTAATAATGCAATAATACCGGAAGATAGAATAATGAAGATTGATGAAGTTTTAAAAGAGGTCAAATCTATAATATCTAAAGGCGGTACTGCAGTTATAGATGAATTCCAGAGGTTGCCGGAAGTATACTGGAGTGTTATTAGTAGTTGGCCCAGGGAGGGAATCTTGGTCTTAGTAGCTTCCAGTTACGGGATTGTAAATAAGTTGTTTGACCGTAACAGTCCTTTACTTGGCTTATTTTTGCCTTTAGATATTGGAATAATATCATATGAAGACGTTTTGACTCAATTAAAAGACCCTATCCTTTCCACACTCTATAGGGACCCTTGGATAATTCCATTTATTGATAACTATCAGGAATTTGTGACTAAGGTAAAGGAGATTTCTCTTATATCTAAAGGACTTATAGGAGAGGTATTTAAAGAGGAAGAGAGACAACTAACTGATATATATTATAGAACACTTCTCCTTTTAGGAGAAGGAATATGGAAGACTTCTGAAATTGCTGGGATTATTCAACCAAAAGGAGGGGAGAGCACAATTTCCTCAATGGTAAATAAGTTAGTAAAAATAGGATTGGTACAGAAAATACCTACACTTTCGAGAGAAAACTATTATAAGGTGTATTCGCCTCCCCTTTCTTTGGCATTATATGCAGAGGCTAAATATGCTGTGTCTGAGTTAGATATAAAAGTTAGTGAGCTACCGATAGGAAGAGAAGTCCAGTTCAGTGTAGGAGAACTGTTAGCAAAATACTTTAATGGTGTACTATACTACTCACCAAAAGAGGATATTGATGTTGTAATTATGAAAAAGAAAAAACCGGTTTGGGCATTTGAGGTTAAGATGGGCGAGATTAGTAGAGAAGAGGCTAAAGAGGCTATAAAGAGGATGAGTAGAGTAGCTGAAAAGGTAGGTTTGATAAGTTTAAAGGAAAAGCCGGAGGATTACGGTGACTTAAGTATTGGTCCTAAAGAACTACTAGAGATAGCTGAGGAGGTCCATAAAAGAGGTGAAAGTGATTCCCTCTAAATTTTGGTTCAAGAATAGATTTATTCCTTTTAAGGATTTTATCCCCTAGTTTTTCATTCAAATTACTAAAAAGGTTTAATTTCCATTGACATTTGTCGGTAGACCAAAAATCATTTTACAAAAATAATTCTTGCGGAATGATACGGTTTATAGAAGATCACGGAATTTATAACTACTTATGAAAACAATAAAATGAAGATTAGCAACTAAAAATATAAGGTTAGGAGGCCTATTGAGACACTTTAGGATAGTTAAATCTTTCTTGATTTTACATCTTCGAAAACCTGGTTTTTGTTTGTTTATTATCATATTATTATTCGATAATATTAGTTCTTTACATGAATACTCATTTAATATATAAAAAATCACTTTTCAAATCTTTAGTTATTTTTAAGGAGGTGATTTTGGGGTCTACCGTATAGAGAGTCGGTCTTATTATCTACTATAAATAAAAAGAAAAAGAGATAGTATCATAAAAATATTATTAAGCAGCTTCTACTCTAATTGGATTGTTGGTTAGATGATGTAATCCTATATGGGTAAGGAGCGTAGGGAGCCTTTTCCTAGTTTCATGACATACCGGACATTCATAACTATCTCCTTTAACTATTGGCTTATATTCTGAGTGCTGTAAAACCTTATGCTGATAGTATAGTGAATTACTATTGAAGACTTCACCACATATTTCACATTTTAATAAAATCCGGGTAGGCATTAGTTAAAAATATATTATATCTAATATTTAAGGATTATTAATACAATATACTCTATTGAAGCATTTGATTTCCTTAAATGATGCTTCGCTAGTCTTTTGCAATTTCTATTTGTCTTAGTATTATGATGAAATTTTGGCCGCTAAATACATACTAAGTAATATTAACACGAGGAAGGAATAAAATATGTGATAAGGATGTTATAATTTAGATTACAAGAAAGTAGTTTCACGTAAATATTGTATTATTTGTGTATTGAATTATGTTAATTTAATTAGGAAAATTACAATTCATGATAAACCTTCTAACTACTAGACTCTTTAATTTCTCACAAATCTAAGTATTATTAAAATTCATTCTAAATAAAAACTAGGACAATAACATAATGTCGCCATTTGTATATATACATTAATTTATCTGATCTCTATGAAGAGAAGATATTAAGATAAGTTCTTGTATGTCTTATTTTAATATAGAAAT from Sulfolobus sp. S-194 encodes the following:
- a CDS encoding IS6 family transposase, with amino-acid sequence MPVLTQVILILMEYINLKPRFHSVENVALALACYLCGLSSWRTTIPHSTLLYYYRRLSYVRYAVPLSGKYAIDETKVKLIKGEYYYVWIVRDVKTKAIPFFMLTSVRSGIHILVVLVNMRGIEEIARRVFRTRIDKVVYLHDGATVYNAFSWFNIEHKRVTFNERDYAEQGFRTLKHRIAPMDFHFPWNTNKHTIMRWLSTLFLIFNILYVPTYLLDKGMIINVNITNE
- a CDS encoding ATP-binding protein, yielding MRIYIRRREEEKIRKIKGWTLIYGRRKTGKTTLVKNNLKIDFYTLIADSNNAIIPEDRIMKIDEVLKEVKSIISKGGTAVIDEFQRLPEVYWSVISSWPREGILVLVASSYGIVNKLFDRNSPLLGLFLPLDIGIISYEDVLTQLKDPILSTLYRDPWIIPFIDNYQEFVTKVKEISLISKGLIGEVFKEEERQLTDIYYRTLLLLGEGIWKTSEIAGIIQPKGGESTISSMVNKLVKIGLVQKIPTLSRENYYKVYSPPLSLALYAEAKYAVSELDIKVSELPIGREVQFSVGELLAKYFNGVLYYSPKEDIDVVIMKKKKPVWAFEVKMGEISREEAKEAIKRMSRVAEKVGLISLKEKPEDYGDLSIGPKELLEIAEEVHKRGESDSL
- a CDS encoding DUF973 family protein → MDRKEKIGIVFLVLANLFQILGQISGSLYISIIYGYEGFGGVLNPSLQTVNQIFSTVIISLIPVFISAIFLILGFIYTREANIDVDIGIIGGVILLIIFVLIAIIAPLHIIVSPYTFRLGPLTISNNSRIYVELISAMFTAYAISILLVGIDYFRLGRRYKSALLKVGGIITSLAILGPLSPIFLFLSGIINILGLIRKILSH
- a CDS encoding C2H2-type zinc finger protein; translation: MPTRILLKCEICGEVFNSNSLYYQHKVLQHSEYKPIVKGDSYECPVCHETRKRLPTLLTHIGLHHLTNNPIRVEAA